One part of the Rutidosis leptorrhynchoides isolate AG116_Rl617_1_P2 chromosome 1, CSIRO_AGI_Rlap_v1, whole genome shotgun sequence genome encodes these proteins:
- the LOC139868812 gene encoding protein argonaute 1C-like: MSLVRASLTMFWCTRWTKSDYMTRVTFIIVQKWNHTSLFPMNHGDRASTDKSSNILSGNVVDTKICHPTEFDFYLCSHAGIQGTSRPTHYHVLFDENNLSVDALQMPANSLCYTTKVEQEDFGLTIHVRLGAYMISF, translated from the exons ATGTCGTTAGTGAGGGCCAGTTTAACGATGTTTTGGTGTACGAGATGGACAAAATCT GACTATATGACGCGGGTTACTTTCATCATTGTGCAAAAATGGAATCACACTTCGTTGTTTCCAATGAATCATGGAGATCGTGCAAGCACCGATAAAAGTAGCAATATTCTTTCTG GGAACGTTGTGGACACTAAAATCTGTCACCCAACCGAATTTGATTTCTACCTCTGTAGTCATGCTGGAATCCAG GGAACCAGCAGGCCAACACACTACCATGTTCTATTCGATGAAAACAATTTAAGTGTTGATGCATTGCAAATGCCTGCCAACAGCTTATGCTACAC AACCAAGGTGGAGCAAGAAGATTTTGGACTCACGATACATGTCCGATTGGGTGCTTACATGATTTCGTTTTAA
- the LOC139896135 gene encoding uncharacterized protein, whose product MKQSKSIELDDPMVGLIGNFAVNTYNEAYRMVVNEKVEKRIKCIEYLKLSYIKMDIYYFYLTMTAVEKGKKGFYETKVVFEDPYGDCCSRRLSRFYLIRPPPPPPPPPPEIPVAEIWLSENYEMLLHPDIASSSSSSSSSSIPLPRLEEGSSSDEDEDEDDTGYVGGSDTGMFQREKGASCSGYDFVTPHGKIRRIRWSLVLPSFFLVVMTTVKNFYNITKMSFLFLIDILRVFTTY is encoded by the exons ATGAAACAAAGTAAGTCGATTGAACTTGATGATCCAATGGTTGGTCTTATCGGTAACTTTGCTGTTAATACCTACAACGAGGCATATCGGATG GTTGTTAATGAAAAGGTGGAGAAGCgcataaagtgtattgaatatctCAAGTTGTCATATATAAAAATGGATATTTATTACTTCTACTTGACGATGACGGCTGTTGAAAAAGGGAAAAAGGGTTTTTATGAAACCAAAGTCGTTTTTGAGGATCCTTACGGTGACTGTTGCAGCAGACGATTGAGCAGGTTTTATCTTAttcgaccaccaccaccaccaccaccaccaccaccag AAATCCCTGTGGCGGAGATTTGGTTGTCAGAAAACTACGAGATGCTTTTGCATCCTGAtattgcatcatcatcatcatcatcatcatcatcatcaatccctCTCCCCCGTCTAGAGGAAGGGAGTTCATCTGACGAGGATGAGGATGAGGATGACACGGGGTATGTAGGAGGTTCAGATACCGGGATGTTTCAGAGGGAAAAGGGAGCGAGCTGTTCGGGTTACGACTTCGTTACCCCGCATGGTAA GATTAGGAGGATTCGATGGTCCTTAGTTTTGCCCAGCTTTTttttggtggtgatg ACAACAGTTAAGAacttttataatataactaaaatgTCCTTCCTATTCCTCATTGACATTTTGAGGGTATTTACAACATATTGA